Genomic segment of Syngnathus acus chromosome 10, fSynAcu1.2, whole genome shotgun sequence:
CACACTTtgacaaacaaacaccaaCCCACACACGATAGTTACTAGTACTGGTCGCAGAAGAGGCTGTAATAGTGAGATTAGTTGTATAAGTAGTTTGTAGTAGAAGTGCTGTCGTAGTACACTTAAATCTCAATTTTACTCGCTTTTACCACGCAAGTTTCTAACGCGGTTTGATCATggaccccaattttttttcgtcttagatacattttcaagtagtattttaatggacactctgatgaaggcggaagtacaagccgaaacctgtcaggtaatgcaacctaaaatatcttgtttgagataaaagaaccagtgaagtgattgacaagtgaaaacaaaatgaacttagtaaaactagtattttaaatggatgatACAAGGATCATACAAAGGTAAATGACTAAATCTTAGCGCTAGTGATACATGACACAGTAATATAATTTCTTTCGGTGTTTTGCTTTTCGACTTTGTTTtcctcagttttgtttttcagttttgGCTAAGAATTTTCATTACTCCCTAGTATTTATTGGTGAGTTGAATCAGTACCAGTCTATAATTTTACTTAAAGTGGCAGTGTGTGTAATATTTTTCAccattctttcaatttcaaaaaacaacTATGAATCTAAAatgtatgcaaaaaaatatattcaggCCAAATACAGCAGCGGCTTAGGCTGTCGCGCATGCAGCTCCTCATGTGTATTTACCTGCCCGCTGTTGCTGGTGTGGTTTGTTTCATTCACACTttagttgtactaagttcatcttgtttttcctttttaatcacttcactggttcttttatatcaaacaaattattttaggtgcattacctgacatgtttcggcgggttcttccgccttcatcagagtgtcactgatgtggttgtgacgcgtctttatcagctgatggatgaaggcgtggctcacctgtcagatttgacaggtgagtcacgccctctgctgtccgttCACCTCTCCAGAATGCTGTTCCAGGTTGTAGAGAGCATGTAGGCTCCCTCGTCCCTGTTGATGGTCCTCGGGCACTcactgaagaaaacaaacatcagcgttggATCAGGGAGGCCATTGAGATCCGCAAGCGGGGGGAAGAACCTGgtgaaacatgtcaggtaatgcacctaAAATCATTCACACTTTGTCTATTTCAGTTGCTGTGAAACACacgtgcgcacgcacgcacacgcacacacacacacgcacacacacacactcacgcacacacacgggatGATTGGCGGATTACAGAATAGGGAAACATATGGTCTCAATAAAAAAGAGCATGATACAGTCATTATCAAGGCTGGTGGTTTGAACCCAAAACACAGACCTTACTATTGAATGTTCCATTAATAACGTCTATTACCCTCTTAACGTGTGTCATCGCTCTATTTTCCACGCTCTTTTCGTATTCGATGTTTGCATAAGACACTTAATCTGCCCCCTTTTTGCAAACCAACGTCTGTAACGTGACACCGATACAGTGCATTATGTCAAAGGGTGTTACCGTGTGGAAAACCGTCAATTTGGGCCCCAGTGtgaaaatcattttgtcaAGAAATGTTGGGCTCAAGCTGAGAGGATGACTGCTTTTGTGGCCATTACACGGTTAGGGAGAACGAACACTTCATAAATTGTAGTAGGAGGAGGCGTACCAGTAGCAGTTGCAATAGGAGTGGTCAGAAATTGTAGTAGTAGTCAAAACAGTGGTAGACTACCGTCTTGGTTGCAGAGTCCTAACCACCATAAGAGGTAAGCATTCCGTACCAATAATGGAATGGTCCTTCCGTCCATCACCGACAGATACCCATTTTGCGGATGAAGGACAAAAGACAAgaaagctttaaaaaaaagtacggACTGAGGACAGATGGAAGTGATTTTTCATCTGTTAGTGTAATCATTCCGATCTGGGTCAAGTGGACAATACAGAGAGGCCTCAGTGACTGTAGTATGCTTTAagtcttttgtcattttgttttacttttttactGTGATTAATAGTGACACGTGAAGAGtgtcattgttttcatttttgtttttaaaattagaAAACAATAGCATTATGAATTTTGCAGGTGACACGTGAAAatcattgttttcatttttttttgtttttaaaattagaaaaggggcggctcggtgatgcactggttagcacgtccgcctcacagttaggagagTGCCGGTTCGATTCCAACTtcgaccctccctgtgtggagtttgcatgttctccccgtacccgcgtgggttttctccgggcactccggtttcctcccacatcccccaaaaaaaacatgcttggtaggccaattgagcacttcaaattgcccctaagtgtgagtgcagatggttgttcttctccagcacgcccgcaacccccgtggggacaagcgatATAgaaggtggatggatggatggatggatggatggatggatggatggatggatggatggatggatggatggatggatggatggatggatggatggatggatggatggatggatggatggatgaaaattaGAAAACAATAGCATTATGAATTGTGCAGAAAATGGAAATTATAACAGGCACACAAGAGACTTGGAAGAATGTAAAGACCGTCGTGGTCATGGAAAAGCGTGCCACCTCAGTCACTAAAGACTGCGGTCGAGCCTGCAAGGTCCTCGTTTTACCCGCAAATATTGCACAGCTAATGCCTTTCTCTGTGTCACTTGTATGCATTAGCTGCGCCAATAAAGGAAATACATAGAGGGTGACCTTAATGCGCCCCCTCGGCCTGACACAATGTTATATTGTGTTAAAGGACAGACGCTTTCATGACATATCAAATACTCTGCTCCAGCCCAATAGTTCTTGAGAAAATTACTTGCTAAATTGTATCCTACCACCATGACAACAACCATTACTACTATTACAACCGCCAGAGAGAACGTGTCCTCAGCTTTAGGATGTCGCTGACGGCCACCACATATTTTGTACGACACCGCAATAACCAACTTGGATTTGATTCTACCCTTGGCTACAATGCAGAGCAGGATCTTGGTCAAaataagctttttttaaacttaaagCGTTTGGCGTTCTAAAGTTGCATCTAACAATAGGTGAATCTGAGGCTTTCTAAAGCACTTTGGCAACGATCCTATGGTGTAATACTCTGATAAAAGCATTCCACCATTTAAATCAAAGTGGGTTTCTCTCGAATGGACCGGGGAGAGATGACAGAAGAGCTTTTAAAATAACGAAGGTGGGTGGAGGATTGTATTATGAATAAGGAAAGTGACAATGACGGAAGGGTGCCCAGGTCGCAGGCAAAGGACTGAACGGCCATTTTTTTGGCGAATTGCCAATGAGTCACGTCAGTTTATATAGTACAGTAGTATGGCAGTAGTAGTAGTGATCATAGTATTAGCTGTCATAGTAGTATTAGTTGTAGCTATTAGTCATGGTCCCAGTTGTGATTGTAGAATCAGTTGTACTAGTTGCAGTGTTGGTACTTCTTCTCTACTCTTCACCCGAGTTTCCACTCTCAAATATTCCCAGATGAGCAAAGAGATGAGAGATGTCTGAACCTCCTCCTTGGCAGTATCAATTTACACCACaacgtgacccttccggaggTTTGCATCGTTGAGACACGTCGGTTCCGCCCATCTTCTTCTCCAAAGATGAGTGAGACACAAACCTGCCTTTATAAATCGGCGTGTCCGCTTGCACCTGCTCCCTCTGCTCAAACCCCTGCTCAAAAATAAGCGTTTGGACAGACTACAGAGTAACTTGAGATGAGCATttgaatgatgtcattttaatgAAAGATTTCGCATGTGGCAAGAATTTGTCATGTTGTCTCTAGGATGAACAGAATGATGCATGGAtagaaaagcttttttttttttagttgataGGCAATGTATGGACAGGAATGCATGCATATCTTTTTACATGACCAAATACTGTCACCTAGTGGCCATTTACTAGAACGTCAAAAGCGGAAAAGTGCAGAGCCATCCGGATGTCATCCCTGAGAAAAGTTACTcaagtgtgtgcatgcaaaaaaataaaagacaattgaatctattttaaatttaggaattacGAATGCAATTTTAAAGCAATTTTAAATGTTACTAGACTGCCATACCACAGGCCACTAGTGCGTTGAATTGTCTTACTAGTGAGGACAAGGCGTGTATTAGTAAGTACATTAATCTTAAAATAGATACCgaggaaaatgaatgaaacaaaattacaGTATGtaataaaagtaataaaaatgttccaaTGACTTGCCATTAATTGCATATAACTATGGTATTGCAAGGAGACAACGTATCTTCTAACCTTGTCATATTATGCAAAACTTTACTATGGATTATTATATTACATCATCCCTTAATATTTAGCAAGCACCATACATTTCATTGCGGTGGCTATTTCAGCGTCTCCGACCTGTATTTGCGACACTTTGCGTCTTCTCATCACGGCAGTCAGGCCACAAACAGCTTTACGTCAGTATGTATTCACACGTGTTGTCTCACGAGATACTGGCAAGTCCTGGACGCTGTTAAAGTTGTAGGTAACGCGAGCAGAATGCAATTTAGATGATTTATACACCTTTTACCGATTTAATGTTAGGTTTAAAGCGTTGGCGTCGCGACATGTTGTAGAAATTTCTTCATTTGCTTAGGAATTATTTATACGGTAGGCGCTAGCAGCTAGTTATTAGCACGCTTTGTGTTCGCCTTACTCAGACTTTTGatgtttgtctattttttgtttctttcagaTATTTTTTAAGAATGTCATTCAGAGGTGGAAGAGGTGGAGGTTTTAAccggggaggaggaggcggagggtTTAacaggggaggaggaggcggaggattTAATAACCGCGGCAGAGGAGGCTTCGGCGGCAGAGGAGGCAGAGGAGGCTTCGGTGGTCGTGGTGGTTTCAGACAGCAAGATTATGGACCTCCAGAATACGTTGTTGGTGAGAGCTTCGTGCATGATAGCAATTGAAAACCGAAGTTAGAGCCATGTGACGATCAGAAATAGGGCAGATTTTTTCATATCCCGATATTCGGGTTAATACATCTCTATTAACCGCTTTAACACGCAGTAAGCATTTCAGTTTGAAATTGTGATTACCGTTACAACTTTATTTAATATCTGTGAGCTTAGTAGTTGaaagtttatatatatatatatccatccgTTGGCAGTTTTACATATATTTCTCTAGTATTTATTCACACCAACAAGGCTACAGTTAAATGTGTGTGATGGATCTAAAAAGTGTACCTTTGTTAGTCAGGATGTCACGATAAAAGATTAACATTGCTAATACAAATTCATAATTGTGCCTAAATAATTATATCAACCTGTAACATTAACTGTTGTGCCATAGCTTTAGGAGAGTTTGTGCATCCCTGTGAGGACGACGTCGTGTGCAAATGCACAACTGAGGAAAACAAGGTTCCCTACTTTAATGCACCAGTGTACCTGGAAAACAAGGAGCAGATTGGAAAGGTGGATGAGATATTTGGACAGCTGCGTGACTTTGTATCCCATTCACTCAAcatctgttttatttgttttataagaACAATTTTGTTTCTTGGTTGTCCCTTAACTCACCTGTTCAGTATTTTTCCGTCAAACTTTCTGAAAACATGAAGGCTTCTTCGTTTAAGAAATTGCAGAAGGTAATAATTCTCATCCAGTTTCCATGCAAATACATTAGCATCAAACTGCAATCTAAATGACCAATGCTTGTGTTCAGTTTTATATAGACCCAATGAAGCTCCTTCCACTGCAAAGGTTCCTGCCAAGGCCGCCTGGCGAAAAGGGTCCGCCAAGGGGAGGTAGAGGTGGACGGGGAGGCGGTCGTGGAGGTGAAGAAATTTcttacatttgatttgatccTGGATTGATGTTGAGTGTGCTGTGAGTGTAGATTGTTGTTTGTTGGTGTGTAATGGGATGTCAAAAATCATGGTTTGGTAGTTGATACATGCGTTGATTTAATAGTCACGCTTTGTATCGTACACAGGGACCAACACTACTCGTACACCTACAATGAGGGCCTAGGGGAGCCCTTCTGCAATATGCTTAGCGACTCAGAAATATCAAACAGCTTTGCATGCGGCAAAGACAAGACCGGCTACGTAATCAAGTCTGGTTTAGCGGCGTACTTCAAGAAGAGGCTCGTTACGAGTGTCAACAAACGTTCGTCCTCATGTTTGATGAAAGTCTCAATAcgaattcaaagaaaaaatagtTGGACATGCACATTCGGTTTTTAGAAAACGACTGTGTGACTTCCAAGATATTTTGGTTCCGAATTCCTGGGACATGCAAGGGCTTGAGCAGAGTGCAACATCCATAGTTGGTCTTCATATTTGTCGAACTtagttttctttatttgaaaaaaaaatgcaccatcagtttttttctgtttttgaggCAGTGCAtgaacaatgtttttttttcttcaggaaaTGAAGCATGcgcatttattttatgttaacACCTATGTGAGTTTAAAATAGTTCACAAAATTGACAGACTGCCAAAAGCATATCAGTAAGCCATGCCTTCTGCGAGCCAGAGACTGAGCTGtgctgtttgtttacaaagtAAACGTAAAGCTCGAAGGTGGCATTGTTGCACTTCATGTTCCTTGCCCAATTTTGCATGATGGAGTTTGGGATGCCTTTATACTGTACAAAtaaaactaccgtaattttcggactataagtcgcggttttttttcatagtttgggtggggggggcgacttatactcaggagcgatttatatacatatatatatatatatatggttttttttcacttttttgggcatttaatggctggtgcgacttatactccggtgcgacttatagtccgaaaattacggtacaatcTGGTAGTTGCTTTAGTTTTTGTTCTCCGTAATTATCACAAAAATGCTCCTGTTTCAGGTGGATTCCGGGGTGGCAGAGGTGGAGGTTTTGGAGGAGGTGGTAGAGGTGGAGGATTCGGACGTGGAGGTGGAGGATTCGGACGTGGAGGTGGCGGCTTCAGAGGCAGAGGTGGCGGAGGACGTGGATTCAGGGGTAGGACTGCATTCTGAATGGCATTTGAGTTCTTGTGTCAGCGTTAaacctctttttgttttatttgtaggTGGGAGATGATCTGCTGTGGGTCCACAACTTAGTCCTCTGTGAGGGTCACAAAGTTGGACATTATCTTCCGAgtggatttgttttctttatttttattattttttgtacacGTGATGTGTCTTTTCTTATAGTTACCAAAGGTGGACATTGTCTGTCCGTCAGTGAGCCGCTGTTAGTATTTCAGGCCTGCGTGGAGCTAGTTGGTCCCTTGTTGCCGACAGCTAAGTCTCACTGAGAATGTCATTTCCACGTCACACACAGCACAAGCTGACACGTGGCCAAATTaagaaaattattcaaataaaaacaacagacgTGCACAGTGTGGTGATTGgggaaattaaaataatatggGACCATATCATTGTAATCAGTGATACCGGAAGGTAtacaaacatgttttattttttatttggctaCATGTCAGGGATGTGTGGCAAGTAGTTCATTCCTGACTGTTTGGCTGTCGCCAACAAATTGGATAGATGGGGGCCTGTCTGAAATACTGACGGCAGCTGACAGAAAGATTGATGATCTCAACCTTTGATATTTAAAGGGCTCAAATCCATGCTTGTGATACACCTCAGTAGTCAAATGCACCTGAACAGATACATTCACAAATGGTCATTAGTGATATATggacaagtgtgtgtttgtggaggGGGGTTTAGAGTTCAAAATTGGTTGAATTCTTACGACTGCAGAACATCTTGtcttgattaaaaaacaaaattctgtAAAATAGTGTCTGAGTGATTTAGCTGCTTTCCCACACAGGCTTATGATTTATGACAATGGTTATTAGGGCGCAGCAGTTTTATGGTCTTTAGTCTCTACCCTGAATTATTCAAGACCATGGAGTAACAGGCGTTATCATGGGCAAAGGCTGTTTCTATGTTTACCTCAGGTTTACATATCAAAGATCAAAGAAACAATAGACACTAACATTTGGCATTTTATaaagaaaaagtaaattattttattgagaCATGAAGTGCAAACAATATTAGTAAAACTATATGAACATTTTGGATAGTGTAAGGAATAAAATAGGCAaccttggggaaaaaaatcaaggcaGTAACAATATAAGGCGCAATAAACGTTTATTCAAGGTTTGTCAGTGATTACTTGAATAACAAAATAGAAATTGAACCGTTCAGATTCCAAACAATTATGATACTAGTGGCATGcgggcaaaacaaaaatgggatGGAGGTGGTGGCATTTGCCTGCGGTGTGAATCAAGCCTAAGATACAACTGTTGGTGTGAACGACGCAAATAATTTTTCCAAAACGTCAAACACCAAGTTGAAATCGCGACCCGGTGACattcttttaaatattaatttcACGGTTCCGGATGTACGTCATCTCTATCCTTGTGTTTGATTGGTCAACTTCTATCGTTTTATCTTATTGGTCAATCTCTCCTCACACGGCTGCGCACACAAGCTCACTGCCTTCGACGTTTAAGACAGTGGAGCAGCATGGCGACATCCGGCAAGGTT
This window contains:
- the gar1 gene encoding H/ACA ribonucleoprotein complex subunit 1 → MSFRGGRGGGFNRGGGGGGFNRGGGGGGFNNRGRGGFGGRGGRGGFGGRGGFRQQDYGPPEYVVALGEFVHPCEDDVVCKCTTEENKVPYFNAPVYLENKEQIGKVDEIFGQLRDFYFSVKLSENMKASSFKKLQKFYIDPMKLLPLQRFLPRPPGEKGPPRGGRGGRGGGRGGGFRGGRGGGFGGGGRGGGFGRGGGGFGRGGGGFRGRGGGGRGFRGGR